The Lycium barbarum isolate Lr01 chromosome 12, ASM1917538v2, whole genome shotgun sequence genome includes a region encoding these proteins:
- the LOC132624228 gene encoding uncharacterized protein LOC132624228: MPFGVPESVITENGANLNSYLMKDICERFWITHRNSTAYRPQMNGAVEAANKNINRILRKIIENYQDWHEQLPYALLGYRTKTRTSTGATPYLLVCGTEAVIPAEMEIPSLRIIQEAELQDAEWVKNSYKQLTMIEEKRMVAVCHGQLYRQRMSRAFNKRVRTQLFQIGQLVLKRVVPHQEEYKGKFAPNWQGPYMVRKVLSGGAAVLAEMDGQEWPKAINADALKRYYV; the protein is encoded by the coding sequence ATGCCCTTTGGTGTACCGGAATCTGTCATCACGGAAAATGGTGCCAATTTAAACAGTTATTTGATGAAGGACATTTGCGAACGATTCTGGATAACACACAGAAACTCTACCGCATACcgaccacagatgaatggagccgtagaggctgccaacaagaacattAACAGAATCCTGAGAAAGATTATCGAAAACTACCAGGATTGGCACGAGCAGCTGCCTTATGCTTTGTTGGGGTACCGAACGAAAACCCGCACTTCCACCGGGGCAACTCCCTATCTCCTTGTCTGTggtacagaagcggtcatacccgcagAAATGGAGATCCCCTCGCTCcggatcatccaagaggcagagctGCAAGATGCAGAGTGGGTTAAGAATAGTTACAAGCAGCTGACTATGATAGAAGAGAAGAGAATGGTGGCAGTATGTCACGGACAACTATACAGACAAAGgatgtctcgagccttcaacaagcgggtTAGAACCCAACTTTTCCAGATCggacaactcgtgctcaagcgagtAGTTCCCCACCAAGAAGAATATAAGGGAAAATTCgcgccaaactggcaagggccatACATGGTCAGAAAAGTACTCTCGGGAGGAGCCGCAGTCCTAGCTGAGATGGACGGGCAGGAGTGGCCCAAGGCTATCAACGCCGAtgcgctcaagagatactacgtttaG